The following are from one region of the Edwardsiella tarda ATCC 15947 = NBRC 105688 genome:
- a CDS encoding 8-oxoguanine deaminase, with protein sequence MHNKKTLMIKNADLLVTMDDQRREIRSGCMLVEGCRIVAVGGEELLAAGADEELDLRGHVVIPGMVNTHHHMFQTLTRALPGAQDAELFDWLETLYPVWGRLTPEMIYISAQTAMAELMLSGCTTSSDHLYLFPNGCRLDDSIDAAREIGMRFHACRGSMSVGRSRGGLPPDALVESEAAILEDSLRLIESYHDAARFSMLRIALAPCSPFSVSRELMKRSAELARRHGVSLHTHLAENDNDVSYSQRHFGMTPAEYVRDLGWTGPDVWHAHCVKLDPEGIALFARTQTGVAHCPCSNMRLASGIAPIRQMVDAGVPVGIGVDGSASNDGGSLLAEVRQAMLLQRVASGPQAMSAREALWLATRGGAQILNRDDIGCLAPDMAADFVAFDLRGLGTAGARHDPLAALLFCNPGNVALSVINGRVVIRDGQLQTIDLPQVIAKHNRLSTLLLHSHAL encoded by the coding sequence ATGCACAACAAGAAAACGCTGATGATTAAGAATGCCGATCTGTTGGTCACCATGGACGATCAGCGGCGTGAGATCCGCTCAGGCTGCATGCTAGTCGAGGGCTGTCGCATCGTGGCGGTGGGCGGTGAGGAGCTGCTGGCGGCCGGTGCCGATGAGGAGTTGGATCTGCGCGGCCATGTGGTGATCCCGGGGATGGTCAATACTCACCATCACATGTTCCAAACCCTGACGCGTGCGCTGCCGGGTGCCCAGGATGCGGAGCTGTTCGACTGGTTGGAGACGCTCTACCCGGTGTGGGGGCGGCTGACGCCGGAGATGATCTACATCTCGGCGCAGACGGCGATGGCCGAGCTGATGCTTTCCGGCTGCACCACCTCGAGCGATCATCTCTATCTCTTCCCCAACGGTTGCCGCCTGGACGACAGCATCGATGCGGCCCGCGAGATCGGCATGCGCTTCCATGCCTGTCGCGGCAGCATGAGTGTGGGGCGCAGCCGCGGCGGCTTACCGCCCGATGCGCTGGTGGAGTCGGAGGCGGCGATCCTGGAGGATTCGCTGCGCCTGATCGAAAGTTACCATGATGCGGCCCGTTTCAGCATGCTACGTATCGCGCTGGCGCCCTGTTCCCCCTTCTCGGTCAGCCGCGAGTTGATGAAGCGCAGCGCCGAGCTGGCGCGTCGTCACGGCGTGTCGCTGCATACCCATCTGGCGGAGAACGACAACGACGTCAGCTACAGTCAACGTCATTTCGGCATGACCCCGGCGGAGTATGTGCGCGACCTCGGCTGGACCGGCCCGGATGTCTGGCATGCGCACTGCGTCAAACTCGACCCCGAAGGGATCGCGCTATTCGCCCGAACCCAGACCGGCGTGGCCCATTGTCCTTGTTCCAACATGCGATTGGCCTCCGGTATCGCCCCGATCCGCCAGATGGTGGATGCCGGTGTCCCGGTTGGCATCGGAGTGGATGGGTCGGCCTCCAACGACGGCGGTTCGCTGCTGGCGGAGGTGCGCCAGGCGATGCTGTTACAGCGTGTCGCCAGTGGACCGCAGGCGATGAGTGCGCGCGAGGCGTTATGGCTGGCGACGCGGGGCGGTGCGCAGATCCTCAACCGCGATGACATCGGTTGCTTGGCGCCGGACATGGCGGCGGACTTCGTCGCCTTCGATCTGCGTGGCTTGGGGACCGCCGGGGCGCGGCATGATCCACTGGCCGCGTTGCTGTTCTGTAACCCGGGGAATGTAGCGCTTAGCGTGATCAATGGCCGGGTGGTGATCCGCGACGGTCAGTTACAGACCATCGATCTGCCGCAGGTGATCGCGAAGCATAACCGTTTGAGTACGCTGCTGTTGCATTCTCATGCGTTGTAG
- the elyC gene encoding envelope biogenesis factor ElyC — protein sequence MLFALKKVIGTLLLPLPLLLSLCALGLALLWFSRHQRMGKVLVSLAWLGIFLLSLQPLADRLLAPLEAEYPTLNHGQQAHYVVVLGGGYTYNPQWAPSSNLINNSLARLTEGIRQLALNPQAQLILTGAAARGNPYSSAAVAAQVARSLGVAEQRIIVLDSPRDTAQEAEAVAERVGHARLILVTSANHLPRALRFFRHQGLDPIPAPANQLAITSPLNPWERWIPSPLYLGHSERAWYETLGRLWQGLLGQTQDHRPAAIQEKS from the coding sequence ATGCTGTTTGCGCTAAAAAAAGTGATCGGTACGCTACTGCTACCGTTGCCCTTATTGTTGTCGCTATGCGCGCTTGGCCTGGCGCTATTGTGGTTCAGCCGCCATCAGCGTATGGGGAAAGTGTTGGTTTCGCTCGCTTGGTTGGGAATTTTCCTACTCAGCCTGCAACCCTTGGCCGATCGCCTGTTGGCGCCGCTGGAGGCGGAGTATCCGACCCTCAATCACGGCCAGCAGGCGCATTACGTGGTGGTGCTGGGCGGTGGCTATACCTATAACCCACAGTGGGCCCCCAGCTCCAACCTGATCAACAATAGCCTGGCGCGGCTGACGGAGGGGATACGCCAACTCGCACTCAACCCCCAAGCACAGCTGATCCTGACCGGCGCGGCGGCACGAGGGAATCCCTACAGCAGCGCCGCCGTCGCGGCGCAGGTAGCGCGCTCGCTGGGCGTCGCGGAACAACGCATCATCGTATTGGATAGCCCGCGCGACACGGCGCAGGAGGCCGAGGCGGTGGCGGAACGCGTCGGCCACGCCCGGTTGATCCTGGTGACGTCAGCTAACCATCTACCGCGCGCGTTGCGCTTCTTCCGCCATCAGGGGCTCGATCCCATCCCCGCCCCCGCCAACCAGTTGGCGATCACCAGCCCCCTTAACCCGTGGGAGCGTTGGATTCCGTCACCGCTCTACCTTGGCCATAGTGAGCGCGCCTGGTATGAGACGCTAGGCCGTCTCTGGCAAGGGCTCCTCGGCCAGACGCAGGATCACCGCCCAGCGGCGATACAGGAGAAATCATGA
- the cmoM gene encoding tRNA uridine 5-oxyacetic acid(34) methyltransferase CmoM yields MQDRNFDDIADKFARNIYGTTKGRIRQAVLWQDLETLLATLPQRPLRILDAGGGQGQIACQLAARGHQVILCDISEQMLARAAQHAAEQGVSARMELVQSPAQEMHHHLAAPVDLVLFHAVLEWVAEPQAVLAALEKCLAPGGALSLMFYNYNGLLMLNTLVGNMEYVKRGMPKRKRRSLSPDHPLDPVQVYDWLAQLGLTISGKTGVRVFHDYLRDKSQQEGAFDDLLALEQRYCRQEPFVSLGRYIHVMAHKGDIKDPL; encoded by the coding sequence ATGCAGGATCGTAATTTTGACGATATCGCGGATAAATTTGCGCGTAATATTTATGGCACCACCAAGGGGCGTATCCGTCAGGCGGTTCTGTGGCAGGATCTGGAGACGTTGTTGGCGACCTTACCGCAACGTCCGCTGCGTATCTTGGACGCCGGCGGCGGGCAGGGGCAAATCGCCTGTCAGCTGGCGGCACGCGGCCATCAGGTGATCCTGTGCGACATCTCCGAACAGATGCTGGCGCGTGCGGCGCAACATGCCGCCGAGCAAGGTGTTAGCGCGCGCATGGAATTGGTACAAAGTCCGGCGCAGGAGATGCATCACCATTTGGCCGCGCCGGTGGATCTGGTATTGTTTCATGCCGTCCTTGAATGGGTGGCGGAGCCACAGGCGGTACTGGCGGCGTTGGAAAAATGTTTGGCCCCGGGTGGGGCGCTGTCGTTAATGTTCTATAACTACAACGGACTACTGATGTTGAATACCCTGGTGGGGAATATGGAGTATGTGAAGCGCGGCATGCCGAAGCGCAAGCGGCGCTCGCTCTCACCCGATCATCCGTTGGATCCCGTACAGGTCTACGACTGGCTGGCACAGCTGGGATTGACCATCAGTGGAAAAACCGGGGTGCGGGTCTTCCACGACTACCTGCGTGACAAGAGCCAACAAGAGGGGGCCTTTGACGACTTACTGGCGCTGGAGCAGCGCTACTGCCGTCAGGAGCCCTTTGTGAGTTTAGGGCGCTACATCCATGTGATGGCGCACAAAGGTGACATTAAGGATCCATTATGA
- the mukF gene encoding chromosome partition protein MukF, protein MSDFSQTVPELVAWARKNDFSLSLPTERLAFLLAIATLNGERLDGEMSEGDLVDVFRHVSKAFEQTQETITQRANNAINDLVKQRLLNRFTSELAEGSAIYRLTPLGISLSDYYIRQREFSTLRLSMQLSIVAQELRTAAEAAEEGGDEFHWQRNVFAPLKYSVAEIFDSIDLTQRLMDEQQQGVKSDIAGLLNQDWRAAISSCELLLSETSGTLRELQDTLEAAGDKLQANLLRIQEATLGQTALEFVDKLVFDLQAKLDRIISWGQQAIDLWIGYDRHVHKFIRTAIDMDKNRVFAQRLRQSVQHYLDAPWALTYANAERLLDMRDEELMLLNAEVTGELPPDLEYEEFSELRERLAALLEQELQVYRQEQRPLDLGRVLRDYLARYPRQRHFDVARILVDQAVRLGVAEADFTGLPAQWQAINEYGAKVQAHVIDKY, encoded by the coding sequence ATGAGCGATTTTTCCCAGACGGTACCGGAGCTGGTTGCCTGGGCGCGCAAAAATGACTTCTCCTTAAGCTTACCGACGGAGCGGCTGGCTTTTCTGCTGGCCATCGCCACCCTGAATGGCGAGCGTTTAGATGGTGAGATGAGCGAAGGAGATCTGGTCGATGTCTTCCGTCATGTCAGCAAGGCATTCGAACAGACGCAGGAAACCATCACCCAACGCGCCAACAACGCGATCAACGACTTGGTTAAGCAGCGTCTGCTTAATCGCTTTACCAGCGAGCTGGCGGAGGGGAGCGCAATCTACCGTCTGACGCCGCTGGGGATCAGTCTCTCCGACTACTACATCCGCCAGCGTGAGTTCTCAACTCTCCGTCTGTCGATGCAACTCTCCATCGTCGCACAGGAGCTGCGCACGGCGGCCGAGGCGGCGGAAGAGGGGGGCGATGAGTTTCACTGGCAACGTAACGTCTTTGCGCCGCTGAAGTACTCGGTGGCAGAAATCTTCGACAGTATCGATCTGACCCAGCGTCTGATGGATGAGCAGCAACAGGGGGTGAAAAGCGACATCGCCGGGCTGCTGAATCAGGATTGGCGGGCGGCGATCTCCAGTTGCGAGCTGTTGCTGTCGGAAACCTCCGGTACGCTGCGCGAGTTACAGGACACGCTCGAGGCGGCGGGTGACAAGCTACAGGCGAACCTGTTGCGTATTCAGGAGGCGACCTTAGGCCAGACGGCGTTGGAGTTCGTCGATAAGCTGGTGTTCGACTTGCAGGCTAAGCTGGATCGGATCATCAGCTGGGGGCAACAGGCGATCGATCTGTGGATCGGCTATGACCGCCACGTCCACAAGTTTATTCGTACCGCCATCGATATGGACAAGAACCGGGTATTCGCCCAACGTTTACGCCAGTCGGTACAGCACTATCTCGATGCTCCCTGGGCGCTGACTTACGCCAATGCCGAGCGTCTGTTAGACATGCGTGACGAGGAGCTGATGCTACTCAATGCAGAGGTGACCGGTGAGTTGCCGCCCGATCTGGAGTATGAGGAGTTCTCGGAGCTGCGTGAGCGGTTGGCGGCCCTGCTCGAACAGGAGTTGCAGGTGTATCGCCAGGAGCAGCGCCCGCTGGATCTTGGCCGCGTGTTGCGCGACTACCTGGCGCGCTATCCGCGTCAGCGCCATTTCGACGTGGCAAGAATTTTGGTTGACCAGGCGGTGCGCCTGGGTGTAGCCGAAGCAGATTTCACCGGATTGCCGGCCCAGTGGCAGGCGATCAATGAGTACGGAGCCAAGGTACAGGCCCATGTCATCGACAAATACTGA
- the mukE gene encoding chromosome partition protein MukE: MSSTNTENTMPAKLAQAVFNPLFPALDSQLRAGRHIGIDDLDNHAFLMDFQEELELFYGRYNVELIRAPEGFFYLRPRSTTLIPRSVLSELDMLVGKILCYLYLSPERLAHEGIFSQQELYDELLTLTDENKLLKLVNQRSTGSDLDRQKLQEKLRTSLNRLRRLGMVFFITNDSSKFRITESVFRFGADVRSGDDARDAQLRLIRDGEAVRLEPSLALNEDGEGAEYTPTELESEDAEDEQE; encoded by the coding sequence ATGTCATCGACAAATACTGAAAACACGATGCCGGCCAAGCTGGCGCAAGCGGTATTCAATCCGCTGTTTCCCGCGCTGGATAGCCAGCTGCGAGCAGGGCGCCACATCGGCATTGACGATCTGGATAATCACGCCTTCTTGATGGATTTCCAAGAGGAGCTGGAGCTGTTCTACGGGCGTTATAACGTGGAGTTAATCCGCGCGCCGGAGGGCTTCTTCTACCTGCGTCCGCGTTCTACCACCCTGATCCCGCGCTCGGTGCTCTCCGAGCTGGACATGCTGGTGGGCAAGATCCTCTGCTATCTCTACCTCAGCCCGGAGCGGCTGGCCCACGAGGGGATCTTCAGCCAGCAGGAGTTGTACGACGAGCTGCTGACCCTGACCGACGAGAATAAGCTGCTCAAATTGGTGAATCAGCGCTCGACCGGTTCCGATCTCGACCGGCAGAAGTTGCAGGAGAAGCTGCGTACCTCGCTGAATCGCCTGCGTCGCTTGGGCATGGTCTTCTTTATCACCAATGACAGCAGCAAGTTCCGCATCACCGAGTCGGTGTTCCGTTTCGGCGCCGATGTGCGCAGCGGTGACGACGCCCGTGACGCCCAACTGCGCCTGATCCGTGACGGTGAGGCGGTCAGGCTGGAACCATCGTTGGCGCTGAATGAGGACGGCGAGGGGGCCGAGTATACCCCGACGGAGCTGGAATCCGAGGATGCGGAGGATGAACAGGAATGA
- the mukB gene encoding chromosome partition protein MukB, translating into MIERGKFRSLTLVNWNGFFARTFDLDELVTTLSGGNGAGKSTTMAAFVTALIPDLTLLHFRNTTEAGATSGSRDKGLHGKLRPGVCYAALDVVNSRHQRVLVGVRLQQVAGRDRKVDIKPFAIQGLPTAIQPTQLLTETVGERQARVLPLAELKERVEAIEGVQFKTFNSITDYHALMFDLGVVPRRLRSAADRSKFYRLIEASLYGGISSAITRSLRDYLLPENSGVRKAFQDMEAALRENRMTLEAIRVTQSDRDLFKHLISEATAYVSADYMRHANERRSHLDQALTLRRELLGGRKQLLSEQYRHVEMARELEEQNGAESDLETDYQAASDHLNLVQTAMRQQEKIERYQGDLEELSYRLDEQSEVAAEAQEQYDTWQERSEAAEAEVDELKSQLADYQQALDVQQTRAIQYQQALQALERAQMLCQLPALSADDVDGWLETFAAREQEATELLLQLEQKLSVANAAHSQFEQAYRLVCQVVGEVSRSEAWQAGRALLREWPALQHQAQRVGPIGVRLAELEQRLNAQQDAERLLQECVKRSGRECDIQALDALQAELEAQIDSLSQQAAEAGERSMALRQELEQSAERVKWLSARAPAWIAAQEALNALEAQCGETLEDSRAVTDQMQQLLEREREYTVERDEVAARKGALEREIERLSQPGGAEDARLIALAERFGGVLLSEIYDDVTLEDAPYFSALYGPSRHAIVVPDLAAVRAQLAGLEECPEDLYLIEGDPQSFDDSVFAVEELEKAVVVKIADRQWRYSRFPSLPLFGRAARESRLETLYGEREALAERYATLSFDVQKIQRLHHAFSRFIGSHLALAFEADPEQELRQLQQRRGEIEREFAGQEAQTQQQRQQLQQARELIGLLNRLAPQAALLADETLPDRVAELREEREQAQEAARYLHQHTAALTALEAVIEVLQSDPQQHEQLQQDYQQAQQAQRLAKQQAFALTEVAQRRAHFSYSDAVGMLSENADLNERLRQRLEHAEADRSRSREQLRHHQAQLAQYNQVLASLKSAFDAKRDMLQELQQEMQAIGVAADANAEARARARRDELHAALNENRSRRNQLEKQITICEAEMEALIKRLRKVERDYHLLRAQVTQAKAGWCAVMRLVKDNGVERRLHRRELAYMDAEELRSMSDKALGALRLAVADNEHLRDVLRLSEDPKRPERKVQFYVAVYQHLRERIRQDIIRSDDPIDAIEQMEIELARLTEELTAREQKLAISARSVANIIRKTIQREQNRIRMLNQGLQSVAFGQVNSVRLNVNVRETHAMLLNVLSEQQEQHQDLFNSQRLTFSEALAKLYQRLNPQIDMGQRTPQTIGEELLDYRNYLEMEVEVNRGSDGWLRAESGALSTGEAIGTGMSILVMVVQSWEEESRRLRGKDISPCRLLFLDEAARLDAKSIATLFELCERLEMQLIIAAPENISPEKGTTYKLVRKVFNHTEHVHVVGLRGFASERTGEVAETLHQEASA; encoded by the coding sequence ATGATTGAACGCGGTAAGTTTCGCTCGCTGACCCTGGTCAACTGGAACGGCTTCTTTGCCCGGACCTTTGATCTGGACGAGCTGGTCACTACCCTCTCCGGCGGTAACGGGGCGGGGAAATCCACCACCATGGCAGCCTTTGTCACCGCCCTGATCCCGGATCTGACGCTGTTGCATTTCCGCAACACCACCGAAGCCGGCGCTACCAGTGGTTCACGCGACAAGGGGTTGCACGGTAAGCTGCGCCCCGGCGTCTGCTATGCCGCGTTGGATGTGGTCAACTCGCGTCATCAGCGGGTACTGGTGGGGGTACGCCTACAGCAGGTGGCCGGACGTGATCGTAAGGTCGACATCAAGCCCTTCGCCATCCAGGGATTGCCGACGGCGATCCAGCCGACGCAGCTACTGACCGAGACGGTGGGCGAGCGCCAGGCGCGCGTGCTGCCGCTGGCGGAGCTGAAGGAGCGCGTCGAGGCCATTGAAGGGGTGCAGTTTAAGACGTTTAACTCGATCACCGACTATCATGCGCTGATGTTCGATCTGGGCGTGGTGCCGCGTCGTCTGCGCTCCGCCGCGGATCGCAGCAAGTTTTATCGTCTGATCGAGGCATCGCTGTATGGCGGTATCTCCAGCGCCATCACCCGTTCGCTGCGTGACTACCTGTTGCCGGAAAACAGTGGGGTGCGTAAGGCGTTCCAAGACATGGAGGCCGCGCTGCGCGAAAACCGTATGACGCTGGAGGCCATCCGGGTCACGCAGTCCGATCGCGATCTCTTTAAGCACCTGATCAGTGAGGCCACCGCCTACGTGTCGGCGGACTATATGCGCCATGCCAACGAGCGGCGCAGCCATCTGGATCAGGCGCTGACCCTACGCCGCGAGCTGTTGGGGGGGCGTAAGCAGCTGCTGAGCGAGCAATACCGTCACGTGGAGATGGCGCGTGAGCTGGAGGAGCAGAACGGCGCCGAGTCCGATCTAGAAACCGATTACCAGGCGGCGAGCGATCACCTTAACCTGGTGCAGACGGCGATGCGCCAGCAGGAGAAGATCGAACGCTACCAGGGCGACCTGGAGGAGCTGAGCTACCGCCTGGATGAACAGAGCGAAGTGGCTGCCGAGGCGCAGGAGCAGTACGACACCTGGCAGGAGCGTAGCGAGGCGGCCGAGGCCGAGGTTGACGAGTTGAAGAGCCAGCTGGCCGACTACCAGCAGGCGCTGGATGTGCAGCAGACGCGCGCCATTCAGTATCAACAGGCGCTCCAAGCCTTGGAGCGCGCGCAGATGCTGTGCCAGTTACCGGCGCTGAGCGCCGACGATGTCGACGGCTGGCTGGAGACGTTCGCGGCGCGCGAGCAAGAGGCGACGGAGCTGTTGCTGCAGTTGGAGCAGAAGCTGAGCGTGGCCAATGCCGCGCACAGTCAGTTTGAACAGGCCTACCGTCTGGTATGTCAGGTGGTGGGCGAGGTGAGCCGCAGCGAGGCGTGGCAGGCCGGACGTGCACTGTTACGCGAGTGGCCGGCGCTGCAGCATCAGGCACAGCGCGTGGGCCCGATCGGCGTCCGTCTGGCCGAGCTGGAACAGCGCCTCAATGCGCAACAGGATGCCGAGCGGTTGTTGCAGGAGTGCGTCAAGCGCAGTGGGCGTGAATGTGATATCCAGGCGCTGGACGCGCTCCAGGCCGAACTGGAGGCGCAGATCGACAGCCTGAGCCAACAGGCGGCAGAGGCGGGCGAACGCAGCATGGCGTTGCGTCAGGAGCTGGAGCAGAGCGCCGAGCGCGTGAAGTGGCTCAGCGCCCGCGCCCCGGCCTGGATCGCGGCGCAGGAGGCGTTGAACGCGCTGGAGGCCCAGTGTGGCGAGACGCTGGAGGATAGCCGCGCCGTCACCGATCAGATGCAACAACTGCTGGAGCGTGAGCGCGAATACACCGTCGAGCGCGATGAGGTCGCCGCCCGCAAGGGGGCGCTGGAGCGTGAGATCGAGCGGCTCAGCCAGCCTGGCGGCGCCGAGGATGCGCGCCTGATCGCCCTGGCCGAACGTTTCGGTGGGGTACTGCTGTCGGAGATCTATGACGACGTCACCCTGGAGGATGCGCCTTACTTCTCCGCCTTATATGGCCCGTCGCGTCATGCCATCGTGGTGCCGGATCTGGCGGCGGTACGCGCCCAGCTTGCCGGGCTGGAGGAGTGTCCGGAAGATCTCTATTTGATCGAGGGGGATCCGCAATCTTTCGACGACAGCGTCTTTGCCGTTGAGGAGCTGGAGAAGGCGGTGGTGGTGAAGATCGCCGATCGCCAGTGGCGTTACTCGCGCTTCCCATCGCTGCCGCTGTTTGGCCGCGCGGCGCGTGAGAGCCGCCTGGAGACGCTGTATGGCGAGCGGGAGGCCCTCGCGGAGCGCTACGCCACGTTGTCATTCGACGTCCAGAAGATCCAGCGTCTGCATCACGCCTTTAGTCGTTTTATCGGCAGCCATCTGGCGTTGGCCTTCGAGGCCGATCCGGAGCAGGAGCTGCGTCAGTTGCAGCAGCGACGTGGCGAGATCGAACGAGAGTTTGCCGGCCAAGAGGCGCAGACGCAGCAGCAGCGTCAACAGTTGCAGCAGGCGCGCGAGTTGATCGGCCTACTCAATCGTCTGGCGCCGCAGGCGGCGTTGTTGGCGGACGAGACGCTGCCCGACCGCGTCGCGGAGCTACGCGAGGAGCGGGAGCAGGCGCAGGAGGCGGCGCGTTATCTGCACCAGCATACCGCCGCGCTCACGGCGTTGGAGGCGGTGATCGAGGTGTTGCAGAGCGATCCGCAACAGCACGAGCAATTGCAGCAGGACTACCAGCAGGCGCAGCAGGCGCAGCGTCTGGCGAAGCAGCAGGCCTTCGCCCTGACGGAGGTCGCCCAACGGCGCGCGCACTTCAGTTACAGCGATGCGGTGGGCATGTTGAGCGAGAATGCCGACCTCAACGAGCGTCTGCGTCAGCGTCTGGAACACGCCGAGGCCGATCGTAGCCGCAGTCGCGAACAGTTGCGTCACCATCAGGCTCAGCTGGCCCAGTACAATCAGGTGTTGGCCTCGTTGAAGAGCGCCTTCGATGCGAAGCGTGACATGTTGCAAGAGCTGCAGCAGGAGATGCAGGCGATCGGGGTGGCGGCGGATGCGAATGCCGAGGCGCGCGCCCGCGCGCGTCGTGACGAGTTGCATGCCGCCCTGAACGAGAACCGGAGTCGCCGTAATCAGTTGGAGAAGCAGATCACCATCTGTGAGGCGGAGATGGAGGCGCTAATCAAGCGGCTGCGTAAGGTGGAGCGCGACTACCATCTGCTGCGCGCCCAGGTGACCCAGGCCAAGGCGGGCTGGTGCGCGGTGATGCGTCTGGTGAAGGATAACGGTGTCGAGCGCCGGCTACATCGGCGTGAGCTGGCCTATATGGACGCCGAGGAGCTGCGCTCCATGTCGGATAAGGCGTTGGGCGCCCTGCGTCTGGCGGTGGCCGATAATGAACACCTGCGCGACGTGCTGCGCCTGTCGGAAGATCCGAAGCGGCCCGAGCGTAAGGTGCAGTTCTATGTCGCGGTCTATCAACATCTGCGCGAACGTATTCGCCAGGATATTATCCGCAGCGACGACCCGATCGATGCCATCGAGCAGATGGAGATCGAGCTGGCGCGGCTGACGGAGGAGTTGACGGCGCGCGAACAGAAGTTGGCTATCAGCGCGCGCAGCGTGGCGAACATCATCCGCAAGACCATCCAGCGCGAGCAGAACCGCATCCGTATGCTGAACCAGGGATTGCAGTCGGTGGCGTTTGGTCAGGTGAACAGCGTGCGCCTCAACGTCAATGTGCGTGAGACCCACGCCATGCTGTTGAATGTGCTCTCCGAGCAGCAGGAGCAGCATCAGGATCTGTTCAATAGCCAGCGTCTGACCTTCTCCGAGGCGTTGGCCAAGCTGTATCAGCGCCTGAACCCGCAGATCGACATGGGGCAGCGCACGCCGCAGACCATCGGTGAGGAGCTGCTCGACTACCGCAACTATCTGGAGATGGAGGTGGAGGTCAATCGCGGCTCCGATGGTTGGCTGCGCGCCGAGAGCGGGGCATTGTCGACCGGGGAGGCCATCGGTACCGGGATGTCGATCCTGGTGATGGTGGTGCAGAGTTGGGAAGAGGAGTCGCGTCGTCTGCGCGGTAAGGACATTTCCCCCTGCCGCCTGCTGTTCCTCGACGAGGCGGCGCGTCTGGATGCCAAGTCGATCGCGACCCTGTTCGAGCTGTGTGAGCGTCTGGAGATGCAGTTGATTATCGCCGCGCCGGAAAACATCAGCCCGGAGAAGGGCACCACCTATAAGCTGGTGCGTAAGGTGTTTAATCACACCGAGCATGTCCACGTGGTCGGGTTGCGCGGCTTCGCGAGCGAGCGCACCGGCGAGGTAGCGGAGACACTACACCAGGAGGCGTCGGCCTGA